One stretch of Daphnia pulicaria isolate SC F1-1A chromosome 6, SC_F0-13Bv2, whole genome shotgun sequence DNA includes these proteins:
- the LOC124342707 gene encoding gastric triacylglycerol lipase-like, whose amino-acid sequence MKEFSIFKIFVCLAITYSFFPMDTLRMYAPSLVTRRLRNLNNWFLKLSQLMERHMIQDPETYMTTPEIIKHRGYPVETHHVITDDGYILELHRIPHGRRETRNETFDPSLIQQRRAVFLQHGMMGTDHFWMVGSINNSLSFILADLGYDVWMGNSRGNIYSRKHISLNPDEDKEFWEFSWDEMGRYDIPNSIDYVLNVTGQPTLGAYIGYSLGVSIFFIGAIEEPRLNDKVELMIGMGPTVSSAHLKNYFRYMARFEKFYQLYQRWFGIGEVHAKNSLLHTLVRLMGKSSEFGAQMARQWLSRVFGNTDDLTKVEFHRLISHYPAGGSANTMAHLFQNYIVGESFNYYDYGPVGNLKRYQSKYSPEYNLTLVTAPVVLVHADKDPFAPPEDVSWLKGQLGNLVDSIRVNCSTFCHGDFIWSHRISELVYWPVIRLLPAPLSVTKTTDNMICIPININ is encoded by the exons ATgaaagaattttcaattttcaaaatttttgtttgtttggcgATCACTTATTCGTTTTTCCCCATGGACACACTGCGAATGTACGCACCCTCCCTAGTAACCAGACGTTTACGAAATTTGAACAACTGGTTTCTAAAACTCAGCCAACTGATGGAACGCCACATGATTCAAGATCCAGAGACCTACATGACGACG CCAGAAATTATTAAACACCGAGGATATCCAGTGGAAACCCATCACGTAATTACCGATGACGGTTACATTCTGGAGTTACATCGGATTCCACATGGACGAAGGGAAACGCGAAATGAAACATTTGATCCATCGCTTATTCAGCAGCGAAGAGCGGTTTTCTTGCAGCACGGAATGATGGGTACCGATCACTTTTGGATGGTCGGTTCCATCAACAACTCCTTGT CGTTCATCTTGGCGGATCTTGGATATG ATGTGTGGATGGGAAATTCGAGAGGAAACATTTATTCACGAAAACACATCAGCCTCAATCCCGATGAAGACAAGGAATTTTGGGAATTTTC tTGGGACGAAATGGGTCGGTACGATATTCCAAACAGCATCGATTACGTCCTCAATGTGACAGGACAGCCAACACTGGGCGCTTACATTGGCTATTCACTGGGCGTCAGCATCTTTTTCATCGGAGCCATCGAAGAGCCACGACTCAACGACAAAGTGGAACTGATGATTGGCATGGGACCGACTGTCAGTTCAGCCCATTTGAAAAACTACTTCCGTTACATGGCGCGATTTGAGAAATTTTATCAA CTTTACCAACGCTGGTTTGGCATCGGAGAGGTTCACGCCAAAAATAGTCTATTACACACACTCGTTCGTTTGATGGGCAAGTCAAGTGAATTCGGGGCACAGATGGCAAGGCAATGGTTGTCTCGAGTTTTCGGCAACACGGATGACTTGACCAAG GTAGAATTCCATCGCTTAATTAGTCATTATCCGGCAGGTGGGTCGGCCAATACTATGGCTCATCTTTTTCAGAATTACATTGTCG GTGAATCCTTCAACTACTACGACTATGGACCGGTTGGTAATTTGAAGAGATACCAATCAAAATACTCGCCCGAGTATAATCTCACTTTGGTGACCGCACCTGTCGTTTTAGTTCACGCCGATAAGGATCCATTCGCTCCGCCAGAG GACGTCTCTTGGCTGAAGGGACAATTAGGTAATTTGGTGGATTCCATACGAGTAAATTGTTCGACGTTCTGTCACGGTGATTTTATTTGGTCTCATCGTATATCGGAACTTGTTTACTGGCCTGTGATCCGGCTCTTGCCCGCTCCCTTATCTGTAACAAAAACGACCGACAACATGATTTGTATACCCATCAATATTAACTAA